A region of the Terriglobales bacterium genome:
GACGGTGAAGGTCAATGCCGTGGTGTATTTCCGCGTGATCGATCCGACCAAAGCGGTGATCGAGGTGGCGAACTTCTTATACGCCACTTCCCAACTCTCCCAGACCAGCCTGCGCAGCGTACTTGGCGAGGTGGATTTGGACTCGCTGCTGAGCCAGCGGGACAAAATTAATGTGCGGCTGCAAAGCGTCCTCGATCAGCATACCGGGCCGTGGGGCATCAAGGTGACGATGGTGGAGGTCAAGCAGGTGGATCTGCCGGAGCAGATGATCCGCGCCATCGCCCGCCAGGCCGAAGCCGAGCGCGAAAAGCGCGCCAAGATCATCCACGCTGAAGGTGAATTTTCCGCTGCCCAGCGCCTGACTGATGCCGCCAAGGTGCTGGCCACCGAACCGATCACCATGCAGTTGCGTTATCTGCAAACCCTGACCGAGATTGGCGTGGAGAAAAACACCACTATCGTATTTCCCCTGCCGATTGACCTCATGACGGTATTTACCAAAGCGTTACAGACCTACTCTGAAAAAAAGTAATTTGACCTTATAATCAGAGTTGGACGCATCAAACTATGTATGGGATTTGAGGAGCAGGACGAACAGACATCGCAATTCTCAACCGGGTTGAGCCCGTGGGTGAAAATCTTTTTTGGCGCAGTGGTGT
Encoded here:
- a CDS encoding slipin family protein; translation: MVDVWMVPVAIVVIYLLSSIKILREYERGVVFRLGRVLSQPKGPGVVLVFAPLDRIVRISLRIEAMEVPAQDVITRDNVTVKVNAVVYFRVIDPTKAVIEVANFLYATSQLSQTSLRSVLGEVDLDSLLSQRDKINVRLQSVLDQHTGPWGIKVTMVEVKQVDLPEQMIRAIARQAEAEREKRAKIIHAEGEFSAAQRLTDAAKVLATEPITMQLRYLQTLTEIGVEKNTTIVFPLPIDLMTVFTKALQTYSEKK